The following coding sequences are from one Campylobacter showae CSUNSWCD window:
- a CDS encoding mechanosensitive ion channel domain-containing protein, whose product MRKILFILFFAIFAYSLDDIPSDFNGTKEAQLSELNASLSFIEDELADNIWATRYSNYNTFQKLSAELDEIEAAIKRQAKNTEKVLELQKKQSTLKEQIELLREFQKAPFSSMITAPEIEILQKITNPVAVISGFSHIKQLKSEKDEYKRRLDGLSKTTDELARKEQILTQIVNLSDDARFQAELAEARQELAEFNAAADIAKTTYGVYEKRVNEAINRTSEDIKAQMKKALDIGIFIVVVIGLSFLFKFIIKKTITDNERLYTANKFINLVNITLIIMILLFAYIENVTYLVTVLGFASAGIAIAMKDMFMSMLGWTVIVFGGSFHVGDRIKVRKDGEDVVGDIIDISLLRMTIYEDVTIVTVNSNRRAGRIIFVPNNYIFTDLIANYSHHSMKTVWDGIDVVCSFDSNHKKAAHIIKDIARKYSKGYTEIAKKQMSKLRNQYSIKNPNVEPRVFTFIEPYGVKISVWYMANTFATLSLRSTISAEIMEAIASHDDIVIAYPTQTLYMDRRVKAGETKPMGEGDKEKHES is encoded by the coding sequence ATGAGAAAAATTTTATTTATTTTATTTTTTGCGATCTTTGCTTATTCGCTAGATGATATACCTAGCGATTTTAACGGGACAAAAGAAGCTCAGTTATCCGAGCTAAACGCGTCTTTGTCGTTTATCGAGGACGAGTTAGCCGATAACATCTGGGCGACTCGCTACTCAAACTACAACACCTTTCAAAAGCTAAGCGCGGAGCTCGATGAAATCGAAGCAGCGATAAAAAGACAGGCTAAAAATACCGAAAAAGTTCTCGAGCTACAAAAAAAACAAAGCACGCTAAAAGAGCAGATTGAGCTTTTAAGAGAGTTTCAAAAAGCGCCGTTTTCTAGCATGATAACGGCTCCCGAGATAGAAATTTTACAAAAGATAACCAATCCCGTCGCCGTGATCTCGGGCTTTTCGCACATAAAGCAGCTAAAAAGCGAAAAAGACGAGTATAAGCGCCGACTAGATGGGCTTTCTAAGACGACCGACGAGCTAGCTAGAAAAGAGCAAATTTTAACCCAGATCGTAAATTTGAGCGACGACGCGCGCTTTCAAGCCGAGCTTGCCGAGGCCAGACAGGAACTAGCGGAATTTAACGCCGCGGCCGACATCGCAAAAACAACCTACGGCGTGTATGAAAAGCGCGTAAACGAGGCGATAAACCGCACCAGCGAGGATATCAAAGCGCAGATGAAAAAGGCGCTTGATATCGGTATATTTATCGTCGTCGTGATCGGGCTTTCGTTTTTGTTTAAATTTATCATCAAAAAGACGATTACCGACAATGAGCGCCTATACACGGCGAACAAATTTATAAACCTAGTAAATATCACGCTCATAATCATGATCTTGCTTTTTGCTTATATAGAAAACGTGACCTATCTCGTTACGGTGCTGGGCTTTGCGTCTGCGGGTATCGCGATTGCCATGAAAGATATGTTTATGAGTATGCTCGGCTGGACGGTCATCGTTTTTGGCGGTAGTTTTCACGTCGGCGACCGCATAAAGGTGCGCAAAGACGGAGAGGATGTCGTGGGCGATATCATCGATATCTCGCTACTTAGGATGACTATTTACGAGGATGTCACGATCGTCACGGTAAACTCAAACCGCAGAGCGGGGCGCATTATATTTGTGCCAAATAATTATATCTTCACCGATCTGATCGCAAACTACTCGCACCACAGTATGAAGACCGTTTGGGACGGTATAGACGTCGTTTGTAGCTTTGATTCTAATCACAAAAAAGCCGCTCACATCATCAAAGATATCGCGCGAAAATACTCCAAAGGCTACACGGAAATCGCCAAAAAGCAAATGAGCAAGTTGCGAAATCAATACAGCATAAAAAACCCGAACGTCGAGCCGCGCGTGTTTACCTTTATCGAGCCTTACGGTGTGAAAATTTCGGTCTGGTACATGGCAAACACCTTTGCCACGCTATCTTTGCGAAGCACGATAAGTGCGGAGATAATGGAAGCCATCGCCAGCCATGACGACATCGTGATAGCCTATCCGACGCAGACTTTATATATGGATAGACGCGTAAAAGCAGGCGAAACAAAGCCGATGGGCGAAGGCGACAAGGAAAAGCATGAATCCTAA
- the aroB gene encoding 3-dehydroquinate synthase, protein MKIDIKFDGKPGYGVYINELEELKFDAKVAIVTNAKVGGLYLQNLLSLIDCPQKFIISVPDGEEYKNMQTIEAILEQLFVSRLDRSSVIIALGGGVVSDMAGFVASIFERGIKFINIPTTLLAQVDASVGGKTGVNNKFGKNLIGSFYQPSAVYCETGFLKTLEKREFAAGLAEAVKMAVTFDENLFSWMEGANLTDEANLQNLIYRCVQIKAAAVEADEREKGVRAVLNYGHTFAHVIENETNYKKYLHGEAVAIGMNMANALAVKLGLMSEEQKARVAELLVKFDLPTSYKVPNADGFYEAFFLDKKAENSAIKFILPRGIGDYEIRKDVPRELVMDVLREFK, encoded by the coding sequence ATGAAAATAGATATAAAATTTGACGGCAAGCCTGGCTATGGCGTCTATATAAACGAGTTAGAAGAGCTTAAATTTGACGCTAAAGTCGCTATCGTGACAAACGCAAAAGTAGGCGGGCTTTATCTGCAAAATTTACTCTCGCTCATAGACTGTCCGCAAAAATTTATCATCAGCGTTCCAGACGGCGAAGAGTATAAAAATATGCAAACGATAGAGGCGATCTTGGAGCAGCTTTTCGTTAGCCGCCTTGATCGCAGCAGCGTGATCATCGCGCTTGGCGGCGGAGTGGTGAGCGATATGGCGGGCTTTGTTGCGAGTATTTTTGAGCGCGGGATCAAATTTATAAACATCCCCACGACCCTGCTAGCGCAAGTGGATGCTAGCGTAGGCGGAAAAACGGGCGTAAATAACAAATTCGGCAAAAATCTAATCGGCTCGTTTTATCAACCTAGCGCCGTTTACTGCGAGACAGGGTTTTTAAAGACGCTTGAAAAGCGCGAATTTGCCGCGGGACTTGCAGAGGCTGTAAAGATGGCGGTAACCTTTGACGAAAATCTATTTTCATGGATGGAGGGCGCAAATTTGACGGATGAGGCGAATTTGCAAAATTTGATCTACCGCTGCGTGCAGATAAAAGCTGCCGCCGTAGAAGCCGACGAGCGCGAAAAAGGAGTGCGTGCGGTGCTAAACTACGGTCACACCTTCGCTCACGTGATAGAAAACGAAACGAACTATAAAAAATATCTACACGGTGAGGCGGTGGCGATCGGGATGAATATGGCTAATGCGCTAGCGGTGAAGCTTGGCCTTATGAGCGAGGAGCAAAAGGCGCGCGTGGCGGAGCTTTTAGTTAAATTTGACTTGCCAACAAGCTACAAGGTGCCAAACGCAGACGGCTTTTACGAGGCGTTTTTTCTCGATAAAAAGGCGGAAAACTCAGCGATCAAATTTATCTTGCCGCGAGGTATCGGAGACTACGAGATACGAAAAGACGTGCCGCGCGAGCTCGTGATGGACGTTTTAAGAGAGTTTAAATGA
- a CDS encoding CorA family divalent cation transporter: MSENSQNLKPGARAVTGYFYAESYEYLNFATSAQLAHYKFFFKDGEIFTDEALSERTSIDELTAAIKKILNSHKEKISRYLGHLESFETIYKKPKEYPEFMKRHAELKYEISKFYNKISRLQDALITCANEQTALKKPLKRFIAETGAAKSVVAECGAELDDIYAHIQSVKNDKINRNIYILTLLSALFLPLNLITGFFGMNTNGMFLNGFQNGTAVVAGSMLALFATLAGLFYFLGKRRE, from the coding sequence ATGAGCGAAAATTCGCAAAATTTAAAGCCCGGCGCCAGAGCGGTTACGGGATATTTTTACGCCGAGAGTTACGAATACTTAAATTTCGCCACTTCCGCGCAGCTGGCGCATTACAAATTTTTCTTTAAAGACGGCGAAATTTTTACCGACGAAGCGCTAAGCGAGCGCACGAGTATAGACGAGCTAACGGCTGCGATCAAAAAAATTTTAAACTCTCATAAGGAGAAAATTTCACGCTATTTAGGGCATTTGGAGAGTTTCGAGACGATTTACAAAAAGCCAAAAGAATATCCTGAATTTATGAAGCGACACGCCGAGCTAAAATACGAAATTAGCAAATTCTATAATAAAATTTCGCGCCTGCAAGACGCGCTGATAACCTGCGCCAACGAGCAAACCGCGCTTAAAAAACCGCTAAAACGCTTCATCGCCGAAACCGGCGCCGCAAAAAGCGTAGTTGCCGAGTGCGGGGCGGAGCTGGACGATATCTACGCGCATATCCAAAGCGTAAAAAACGACAAAATCAACCGAAACATCTATATACTGACGCTGCTTTCGGCGCTATTTTTGCCGCTAAATTTGATCACGGGATTTTTCGGAATGAACACGAACGGGATGTTTTTAAACGGCTTTCAAAACGGCACGGCAGTAGTCGCCGGATCTATGCTTGCTCTTTTTGCGACGCTAGCGGGACTGTTTTATTTTCTAGGCAAACGACGCGAGTAA
- the tgt gene encoding tRNA guanosine(34) transglycosylase Tgt — protein MTFSIDKTDGAARAGTLTTAHSTIKTPVFMPVGTVGAVKSLDAVDMMQILDAQIILGNTYHLYLRPGSKVVKELGGLHGFTKFNRSFLTDSGGFQAFSLSKISKPDENGIKFKSHIDGSTHYFTPRSVLDTQYDLNSDIMMILDDLVALPAEKKRVELSIKRTIKWAREAIDYHKFKQNKGEGLTQNIFGIIQGGTDEAARKFCAEALCEMPFDGLAIGGLSVGESNQEMYDTVQAVMPYIDAARPRYLMGVGTPEDLVENVARGVDMFDCVMPTRNARNGTLFTSFGKINIKSARFATDRAPIDPECECYACQNYSRAYLSHLYRAGELTFFRLASLHNLHYYLNLMKQMREAIKDGKFAEFRREFYAKRQAK, from the coding sequence ATGACTTTTAGTATAGATAAAACGGACGGTGCGGCGCGCGCGGGCACGCTAACGACCGCCCACTCGACGATAAAAACGCCCGTGTTTATGCCAGTTGGCACCGTAGGTGCGGTAAAAAGCCTAGATGCCGTGGATATGATGCAGATTTTAGACGCCCAAATAATCCTAGGCAACACCTACCACCTCTACTTGCGCCCCGGCAGCAAGGTCGTAAAAGAGCTTGGCGGCCTGCACGGCTTTACTAAATTTAACCGCTCGTTTTTAACCGATAGCGGCGGTTTTCAGGCCTTTTCGCTAAGTAAAATCTCAAAGCCCGATGAAAACGGTATCAAATTTAAAAGCCATATCGACGGCAGCACGCACTATTTCACGCCGCGCTCGGTGCTAGATACCCAGTACGACCTAAACTCCGACATCATGATGATCCTAGACGATCTAGTCGCGCTTCCGGCTGAAAAAAAGCGCGTGGAGCTAAGTATCAAACGCACGATAAAATGGGCGCGCGAGGCGATAGACTATCATAAATTTAAGCAAAACAAAGGCGAAGGGCTCACGCAAAATATATTCGGCATAATCCAAGGCGGCACGGACGAGGCGGCGCGTAAATTTTGCGCTGAGGCGCTGTGCGAGATGCCCTTTGACGGGCTTGCTATCGGAGGTCTTAGCGTAGGCGAGAGCAATCAAGAGATGTACGACACCGTGCAGGCCGTGATGCCATACATCGACGCGGCGCGTCCGCGCTATCTCATGGGCGTAGGCACCCCAGAAGACCTCGTAGAAAACGTGGCTCGCGGCGTGGATATGTTTGACTGCGTGATGCCGACGCGAAACGCTCGCAACGGCACGCTATTTACGAGTTTTGGTAAGATAAATATCAAGTCCGCGAGATTTGCAACCGACCGCGCTCCGATAGATCCCGAGTGCGAGTGCTACGCATGCCAAAACTACTCGCGCGCATATCTTAGTCACCTTTACCGCGCAGGCGAGCTGACGTTTTTCCGACTAGCGAGCTTGCATAACTTGCACTATTATTTAAATTTGATGAAGCAAATGAGAGAGGCGATAAAGGACGGGAAATTCGCCGAATTTAGAAGAGAATTTTACGCAAAAAGGCAAGCCAAATGA
- a CDS encoding COG3400 family protein yields the protein MKNILIVADGIVAKHFLERLFVSRSSTHHYVVIACGDEDYSDVNLENFTFYRFDPTSLDRLRQVASGYFSQFMIMLKDGFDTVSVYNNLRQISKKTEILMLDLWGLGGLEDDSHLTVLDARAVLTARLMDFLPDIPVVADNVGLGKGEIMEVKVPVGSSFMYRHISSITQKKWRIAMIYRGSNFMIAKPNLMILPGDVLLIVGEPSVLLSVFRSVKKETGQFPSPFGHNTYLFLDMRAMGEEACLRLLEQSLKLHEKLNSKRLYVKVVNPTLNLAYERLKSVGDERVAVTFDFFGRGVEQIKDDVFKNDVGLIVTDNKFFSAHKRMLFELKRPVTTIGRGDVDEIKKGVILSSGFGDEIENQSAVIMDCCAQLDTQISLYHFGAPSGGEGAEEHFDSLSKIFGRKVEIVEDRNINPILKLKNEQNLLQFVPFSKKISRPDPFAAFSNDMNRLHSRLSDNYQIFIPIN from the coding sequence ATGAAAAATATCTTGATAGTTGCGGACGGCATTGTAGCGAAACATTTCTTAGAAAGACTATTTGTAAGCAGAAGTAGCACGCATCACTACGTAGTTATCGCTTGCGGAGACGAGGATTACTCGGACGTAAATTTAGAAAATTTTACCTTTTACCGCTTTGATCCCACGAGTCTTGATAGACTGAGGCAAGTAGCCAGCGGTTATTTCAGCCAGTTTATGATAATGCTAAAAGACGGCTTTGATACGGTCAGCGTCTATAATAACCTGCGTCAAATCAGCAAAAAAACAGAAATTTTGATGCTCGATCTTTGGGGGCTAGGCGGACTAGAGGACGACTCGCATCTAACCGTCTTGGACGCGCGAGCGGTACTAACGGCTAGACTCATGGACTTTTTACCCGACATCCCCGTCGTAGCCGATAACGTAGGCCTTGGCAAGGGCGAGATAATGGAAGTAAAAGTACCCGTGGGCAGCTCCTTTATGTACCGCCACATCAGCTCGATAACGCAGAAAAAATGGCGCATAGCGATGATTTATCGCGGTTCAAATTTTATGATTGCAAAGCCAAATTTAATGATCCTGCCAGGCGACGTTTTGCTAATAGTGGGCGAACCAAGCGTGCTTTTAAGCGTGTTTAGAAGCGTAAAAAAAGAAACGGGGCAGTTTCCAAGCCCTTTTGGACATAACACTTATCTGTTTTTAGATATGCGCGCTATGGGCGAAGAGGCTTGTTTGCGACTGCTAGAACAGAGCTTAAAACTGCACGAAAAGCTAAATAGCAAACGCCTCTACGTCAAGGTCGTAAATCCGACGTTAAATTTAGCCTACGAGAGGCTAAAATCGGTCGGAGACGAGAGGGTTGCGGTAACGTTTGATTTTTTCGGCCGCGGCGTAGAACAGATAAAAGACGACGTATTTAAAAACGACGTCGGGTTAATAGTAACCGATAATAAATTTTTCTCGGCTCATAAAAGGATGCTTTTTGAGCTTAAAAGGCCGGTAACTACTATCGGCCGAGGCGACGTGGACGAAATAAAAAAAGGCGTGATATTAAGTAGCGGTTTTGGCGACGAGATAGAAAACCAATCAGCCGTCATTATGGACTGCTGTGCGCAGCTAGATACGCAAATCTCGCTATATCACTTCGGCGCGCCTAGCGGCGGCGAGGGCGCGGAGGAGCATTTTGATAGTCTTTCTAAAATTTTTGGACGTAAGGTCGAGATAGTCGAGGATAGAAATATAAATCCTATTTTAAAGCTAAAAAATGAGCAAAATTTGCTTCAGTTCGTGCCTTTTAGCAAAAAAATAAGCAGGCCCGATCCGTTTGCGGCGTTTTCAAATGATATGAACCGTCTGCACTCGCGCCTTAGCGACAACTATCAGATTTTTATACCGATAAATTAG
- a CDS encoding MacB family efflux pump subunit, with the protein MIELKNLSKKFKLGDNVFDALKDVNLTIKKGEFIAIIGQSGSGKSTLMNILGCLDNPSGGQYLLEERDISKFEGDELARLRREKFGFIFQRYNLLSTLTTLQNVALPSVYAGVSKKDREKKAGELLEGLGLGEKLQNLPSKLSGGQQQRVSIARALINGGEIILADEPTGALDSKSGLMVMDILTNLHKDGHTIIIVTHDPNIAAYANRVIEIKDGKILSDTVKSEEIFASEKPAVKQKNIFSFYKDQFIESFKMSINAILSHKLRSVLTMLGIIIGITSVICVVALGQGSQEQILSDIRGIGTNTIDIYNGKGFGDRSERIKALTISDATLLSKQDYLDSVTPNASTSATLTYRNKSASATVRGGSEDSLDVMGYKMESGREFTADDVRDSASVAIIDQATKNEFFKNADPVGETLLINRRPFKIIGVLQKQEKGFDDGSTLKVYTTYTAIINKLTGDKHIASITAKVKDNINAQIAEQSITEILTAKHGKKDFKTRNSDSIKVTIEEATKTMTLLISCIAFISLLVGGIGVMNIMLVSVTERTKEIGIRMAIGARQGNILEQFLIEAVLLCLIGGLIGVGSAFSIGYLTENFAPDIKMIFSQTSIVVALVVSSAIGVIFGYMPARSASKLNPIDALSRE; encoded by the coding sequence TTGATAGAACTTAAAAATTTAAGTAAGAAATTTAAACTCGGCGATAACGTGTTTGACGCGCTAAAAGACGTAAATTTAACCATAAAAAAGGGCGAGTTTATCGCTATCATCGGACAAAGCGGATCTGGTAAATCCACGCTCATGAACATCCTTGGCTGCCTAGATAACCCAAGCGGCGGACAGTATCTGCTAGAAGAGCGCGACATATCTAAATTTGAAGGCGACGAGCTGGCGCGTCTGCGCAGAGAAAAATTCGGCTTTATCTTTCAGCGCTATAACCTTCTATCTACGCTAACTACGCTGCAAAACGTGGCTTTGCCTAGCGTATATGCGGGCGTTTCTAAAAAAGATCGCGAGAAAAAGGCCGGCGAGCTTTTAGAAGGACTCGGTCTTGGCGAAAAGCTGCAAAACTTACCCAGCAAACTTAGCGGCGGACAGCAGCAGCGAGTCTCGATCGCTAGGGCGCTCATAAACGGCGGCGAGATCATCCTGGCAGATGAGCCAACGGGTGCGCTAGATAGCAAAAGCGGCCTCATGGTCATGGATATCTTGACAAATTTACACAAAGACGGACACACGATCATCATCGTCACGCACGACCCAAATATCGCCGCATACGCAAACCGCGTCATCGAGATAAAAGACGGTAAAATTTTGAGCGATACGGTAAAAAGCGAGGAAATTTTCGCCTCCGAAAAGCCAGCCGTAAAGCAAAAAAATATCTTTAGCTTTTACAAAGATCAGTTTATCGAGAGCTTTAAAATGTCGATAAACGCGATCCTTAGCCACAAACTGCGCTCGGTGCTAACGATGCTTGGCATTATCATCGGCATTACCTCCGTTATCTGTGTAGTGGCGCTAGGGCAGGGGTCGCAGGAGCAGATACTCTCCGATATACGAGGTATCGGCACAAATACGATCGACATCTACAACGGCAAGGGCTTTGGCGATAGATCAGAGCGCATAAAGGCTCTAACAATCAGCGACGCGACGCTACTATCAAAACAAGACTATCTTGATAGCGTCACGCCAAACGCTTCAACCTCCGCGACTCTGACATATAGAAACAAATCCGCTAGCGCGACCGTAAGGGGCGGCAGCGAAGATAGCCTCGATGTCATGGGTTACAAAATGGAGTCTGGGCGTGAATTTACCGCTGATGACGTGAGAGACTCAGCCTCTGTCGCGATCATCGACCAAGCTACAAAGAATGAATTCTTTAAAAATGCCGACCCAGTTGGAGAGACACTACTCATCAACCGCCGTCCGTTTAAGATAATCGGCGTCTTGCAAAAGCAAGAAAAGGGCTTTGACGATGGTAGCACATTAAAGGTCTATACGACCTACACGGCGATCATCAATAAACTAACTGGCGACAAGCACATAGCCTCGATCACCGCAAAGGTAAAAGACAATATAAATGCCCAAATAGCCGAGCAGAGCATAACTGAAATTTTGACCGCAAAGCACGGCAAAAAGGACTTTAAAACAAGAAATTCTGACAGCATAAAAGTAACGATAGAAGAAGCGACAAAGACGATGACGCTACTGATCTCTTGTATCGCGTTTATCTCGCTGCTAGTTGGCGGTATCGGCGTGATGAACATCATGCTGGTCTCAGTCACCGAGCGCACCAAGGAGATCGGCATCCGTATGGCGATCGGCGCGCGTCAGGGAAATATCCTGGAGCAGTTTTTGATCGAGGCCGTGTTGCTGTGCCTGATCGGCGGGCTTATTGGCGTCGGGTCGGCGTTTAGTATCGGCTATCTAACGGAAAATTTCGCACCCGATATCAAGATGATATTTTCGCAGACCTCTATCGTGGTCGCACTCGTCGTTTCTAGCGCAATAGGCGTGATATTTGGCTACATGCCGGCTCGCAGCGCCTCAAAGCTAAATCCGATCGACGCTCTTTCAAGGGAATAA
- the mtaB gene encoding tRNA (N(6)-L-threonylcarbamoyladenosine(37)-C(2))-methylthiotransferase MtaB, with translation MNPNSNLTQQEPRREKVFFKTFGCRTNIYDTELMKSYVKDYDIVSDENEADIVVVNSCTVTNSADSGARSYINGIKKRGARVILTGCGAVSKGKELFNKSAVFGVIGASKKEDINALLKSQDPFFELGNLKSIDKNIVTNYENHTKAFIKIQEGCDFACSYCIIPAVRGKARSMDEEAILKEAKILAYNGYNELVLTGTNIGSYGKDTGSSLGRLLGQLGKIGGIKRIRLGSIEPSQIDESFREILKESWLERHLHIALQHTSEAMLRIMRRRNQAFRDLELFLELSQMGFALGTDYIVGHPGESEEIWSEALDNFKKFPLTHLHCFAYSPRTGTHSADMKMDVSGDVAKARLKVLKQIVAENNFKFRQEYAKKGGSLNVLVEQLNGEFYEGFDQFYNKVKIKTDKQILKEWAVIDKFEVKSEGDYAQI, from the coding sequence ATGAATCCTAACTCAAATTTGACCCAGCAAGAGCCGCGCCGAGAAAAGGTATTTTTTAAAACCTTCGGCTGCCGCACGAACATCTACGACACCGAGCTGATGAAAAGCTACGTCAAAGACTACGATATCGTTAGCGACGAAAACGAAGCTGACATCGTAGTGGTAAACTCCTGCACGGTCACAAACTCCGCCGATAGCGGCGCGCGCAGCTACATAAACGGCATAAAAAAACGCGGCGCTAGAGTGATACTAACGGGCTGCGGCGCGGTGAGCAAGGGTAAGGAGCTGTTTAACAAAAGCGCGGTTTTTGGTGTGATAGGCGCGAGCAAAAAAGAGGATATAAACGCGCTGCTAAAGTCGCAAGATCCGTTTTTCGAGCTGGGAAATTTAAAAAGTATCGACAAAAATATCGTAACAAACTACGAAAATCACACCAAAGCCTTTATCAAAATCCAAGAGGGTTGCGACTTTGCGTGTAGCTACTGCATCATCCCGGCCGTTCGCGGCAAGGCGCGCAGTATGGATGAGGAGGCGATTTTAAAAGAGGCTAAAATTTTAGCCTACAACGGCTACAACGAGCTAGTGCTAACGGGCACAAATATCGGTAGCTACGGCAAGGATACGGGCTCAAGCCTGGGCCGCTTGCTAGGACAGCTCGGTAAAATAGGCGGCATAAAGCGCATAAGGCTTGGTAGTATCGAACCAAGCCAGATAGACGAGAGCTTTCGCGAGATTTTAAAAGAGAGTTGGCTAGAGCGGCACCTGCACATCGCGCTTCAGCATACGAGTGAGGCGATGCTACGTATCATGCGGCGGCGAAATCAAGCCTTTAGGGACTTGGAGCTGTTTTTGGAGCTTAGCCAGATGGGTTTTGCGCTAGGAACCGACTACATCGTTGGGCATCCTGGCGAAAGCGAGGAAATTTGGAGCGAGGCGCTAGACAATTTTAAAAAATTTCCGCTCACGCATCTGCACTGCTTTGCGTATTCGCCGCGCACGGGCACGCACTCGGCGGATATGAAAATGGACGTTAGCGGCGACGTGGCGAAGGCTAGGCTTAAGGTTTTAAAGCAAATCGTAGCGGAAAATAATTTTAAATTTAGGCAAGAGTACGCTAAAAAGGGCGGGAGCCTAAACGTACTCGTCGAGCAGCTAAACGGCGAATTTTACGAAGGTTTCGATCAGTTTTATAACAAAGTAAAAATCAAAACGGATAAGCAAATTTTAAAAGAGTGGGCGGTCATAGATAAATTTGAAGTAAAAAGCGAGGGCGACTATGCACAAATTTAA
- a CDS encoding TolC family protein, producing MKKISIILAAFLLGGCAVTQINENYEQILLKDDANLTANFRLEREWWRGYNEPALNELISLALKNNIDLAKSAIVVNKALAQAGVLQADLVPSFNANLGAETGKNIKTGGSWSESYKSGISLSYEIDLWRKLANSADAAMWEANATKYDLEAARLALINSVSDAYFEAKYQKESINLYEKTLKNYEELEAIIKAKFELGKEEELSLKQVKSSVISAKNRILNAAKSLDAAEKTLRNLLNVRPEFELNLSGNLSDISPQGVNLNVPLYVIGARPDLQAAISRIKEALLGVKVSEKSFYPSITVGAGLSGSGDSASEGLKLNFLSGNIAINLPFLNYSKLKSKLKISELEFEAMKLNYAQTLTTALNEIDASYKNLQKDEAVLRNLNENLRNLSSISDIYKLKYDYGKTELKNYLEAQNSLLEGRIGALAQKYKILQDEIGIYKAMAGKAE from the coding sequence ATGAAAAAAATCTCCATAATCCTAGCCGCTTTTTTGCTCGGCGGCTGCGCAGTAACGCAGATAAACGAAAACTACGAGCAAATTTTGCTAAAAGACGATGCAAATTTGACGGCGAATTTTAGGCTGGAACGCGAGTGGTGGCGAGGCTATAACGAGCCCGCGCTAAACGAGCTAATCAGCCTCGCGCTAAAAAATAATATAGATCTGGCAAAATCAGCCATCGTCGTAAATAAAGCCCTCGCGCAAGCAGGCGTCTTGCAGGCCGATCTCGTGCCTAGCTTTAACGCAAATTTGGGCGCGGAAACGGGGAAAAATATAAAAACGGGCGGTAGCTGGAGTGAAAGCTATAAAAGCGGCATATCGCTAAGCTACGAGATAGATCTATGGCGCAAGCTCGCAAACTCCGCAGACGCCGCCATGTGGGAAGCAAACGCGACCAAATACGACCTAGAGGCTGCTCGTCTCGCACTCATTAACTCCGTCTCAGATGCGTATTTTGAGGCAAAATATCAAAAAGAGAGCATAAATCTATACGAAAAAACTCTAAAAAACTACGAGGAGCTTGAAGCCATCATAAAGGCTAAATTTGAGCTCGGTAAGGAAGAGGAGCTAAGCTTAAAACAGGTAAAAAGCTCTGTAATCTCGGCTAAAAATAGAATTTTAAACGCAGCCAAGAGCCTTGATGCGGCAGAAAAAACGCTAAGAAATCTGCTAAATGTTAGGCCCGAGTTTGAGTTAAATTTGAGCGGAAATTTGAGCGATATCTCGCCGCAGGGCGTAAATTTAAATGTGCCGCTTTATGTTATCGGCGCGCGCCCTGATTTGCAGGCTGCGATATCGCGTATCAAAGAGGCGCTTTTGGGGGTCAAGGTTAGCGAAAAAAGCTTTTATCCAAGCATCACGGTAGGAGCCGGCCTTAGCGGTAGTGGAGATAGCGCGAGCGAGGGGCTTAAGTTAAATTTTTTAAGCGGAAATATCGCGATAAATTTGCCGTTTTTAAATTACTCCAAGCTTAAATCAAAGCTAAAAATCTCCGAGCTAGAGTTTGAAGCAATGAAGCTAAACTACGCGCAGACGCTAACCACCGCGCTAAACGAGATAGACGCGAGCTATAAAAATCTGCAAAAAGACGAGGCGGTCTTGCGAAATTTAAACGAAAATTTGCGAAATCTAAGCTCTATCAGCGACATATATAAACTCAAATACGACTACGGCAAAACCGAGCTAAAAAACTATCTGGAGGCGCAAAATTCGCTACTTGAAGGCAGGATCGGTGCGCTAGCGCAAAAGTATAAAATTTTGCAAGACGAAATCGGTATCTATAAAGCTATGGCGGGAAAAGCGGAGTAA